In the Coturnix japonica isolate 7356 chromosome 6, Coturnix japonica 2.1, whole genome shotgun sequence genome, one interval contains:
- the ELOVL3 gene encoding elongation of very long chain fatty acids protein 3: protein MEQSFNEREAIGWMQENWRKSFIFSVAYVVLIFGIQYLMKDRRGYKLRTPLALWSLGLALFSAIGAYRTWKHMISILTTMGFKQSVCNQVFYVDPVCKFWVYLFALSKVLELGDTVFIILRKQKLIFLHWYHHILTLIYTWYCYKEMMSGGGWFITLNLTIHTIMYSYYTVRAAGFRLSRWIAMAITVSQILQMAIGVTLCILLIWWRKDEDCLCTWPDISFSFLMYLSYLVLFCNFFSKSYLVNTQKLKGE from the exons ATGGAGCAGAGCTTCAACGAGAGGGAGGCGATCGGGTGGATGCAGGAGAACTG GCGTAAgtccttcattttttctgtagCTTATGTGGTTCTGATCTTTGGAATCCAATATTTAATGAAGGATAGGAGAGGCTACAAGCTGCGCACACCACTGGCCCTCTGGTCCCTGGGGCTGGCCTTGTTCAG TGCCATCGGGGCCTATCGCACCTGGAAGCACATGATCTCCATTCTGACTACTATGGGATTTAAACAGTCAGTGTGCAATCAAGTCTTTTATGTCGACCCCGTCTGCAAGTTTTGGGTCTATTTATTTGCACTGAGCAAAGTGCTGGAACTGG GTGACACTGTGTTCATTATTCTTAGGAAACAGAAGCTCATCTTCTTACACTGGTACCATCACATTCTCACACTCATCTATACCTGGTACTGCTACAAGGAGATGATGTCTGGTGGCGGCTGGTTCATCACCCTAAACCTCACTATCCACACGATCATGTACTCCTACTACACTGTGCGAGCAGCAGGCTTTCGGTTATCCCGCTGGATTGCCATGGCAATCACCGTTTCACAGATTCTGCAGATGGCCATAGGTGTAACATTGTGTATCTTGCTCATCTGGTGGAGGAAGGATGAGGATTGCCTTTGCACTTGGCctgacatttccttttcattcctgATGTACCTCAGTTATTTGGTGCTCTTCTGTAACTTCTTCTCCAAGTCTTACCTGGTGAACACTCAGAAACTGAAGGGAGAATAA